A genome region from Campylobacter sp. MIT 12-8780 includes the following:
- the rpsP gene encoding 30S ribosomal protein S16 gives MTVIRLTRMGRKKRPFYRIVVTDSRKRRDGSWIESIGYYNPMVEPEVIKFDAERLAYWKSVGAKLSDKVASITSK, from the coding sequence ATGACAGTGATTAGACTTACAAGAATGGGACGTAAAAAAAGACCATTTTATCGTATAGTAGTAACTGACAGCCGCAAACGTCGTGATGGTAGCTGGATAGAAAGTATAGGGTATTATAATCCTATGGTAGAACCAGAAGTGATTAAATTTGATGCTGAACGTTTAGCGTATTGGAAAAGCGTTGGTGCAAAGCTTAGCGATAAAGTGGCTTCTATTACAAGCAAATAA
- a CDS encoding KH domain-containing protein translates to MVEDFLREYAKLIADYPEKISTQRLNLDENFAEIIIYADKVDTGKLIGKNGKMINAIKTVISACKSKDLTSYKVSVKSLDE, encoded by the coding sequence ATGGTTGAAGATTTTTTAAGAGAATACGCAAAGCTCATCGCTGATTATCCAGAAAAGATCAGCACCCAGCGTTTAAATTTAGATGAAAACTTTGCTGAGATCATTATCTATGCGGATAAAGTTGATACAGGCAAACTGATCGGCAAAAATGGTAAGATGATTAATGCGATTAAAACCGTGATTTCAGCGTGCAAAAGCAAGGATTTGACAAGCTATAAAGTCAGCGTAAAAAGCCTTGATGAATGA
- the rimM gene encoding ribosome maturation factor RimM (Essential for efficient processing of 16S rRNA): MDNKVLVAKLGRSVGLKGFVKLHNLSDFIQQFKKGASFLDRKNKKLVIKEFDQQNQLVLFEGFESLELAKSLTNELLYQSLTHTRQTCKLEKDEYFYFDIIACMVFEEELKLGEVVDILETSASYLFLIKTDEELVKQGFAKEFYVPYADKYIQKVELENKMIFTHNAFELLKSL, from the coding sequence ATGGATAATAAAGTTCTTGTAGCAAAACTCGGTAGAAGCGTTGGGCTTAAGGGCTTTGTAAAGCTTCATAATCTCAGCGATTTTATACAGCAGTTTAAAAAAGGGGCAAGCTTTTTGGATAGAAAAAACAAAAAGCTCGTCATTAAAGAATTTGATCAGCAAAACCAGCTTGTCCTCTTTGAAGGCTTTGAAAGTCTTGAGCTTGCTAAATCCCTCACAAACGAGCTTTTATATCAAAGCCTTACACATACCCGTCAAACTTGCAAGCTTGAGAAAGATGAGTATTTTTATTTTGACATTATTGCTTGTATGGTATTTGAAGAGGAGTTAAAACTCGGTGAAGTTGTAGATATACTTGAAACTTCAGCTTCATATCTTTTTTTAATTAAAACTGATGAAGAGCTTGTCAAGCAAGGCTTTGCAAAAGAATTTTATGTGCCTTATGCAGATAAATATATCCAAAAAGTTGAGCTTGAAAATAAGATGATCTTTACTCACAACGCTTTTGAGTTATTAAAAAGCTTATGA
- the trmD gene encoding tRNA (guanosine(37)-N1)-methyltransferase TrmD, which yields MKFSFITLFPELIQPYFKDSILARAEQKELLEFEFYNPRDFSTDKHKKVDGYKIGGGAGLLLQTQPLFDCLYSMQEKDFNTHFIFLNPCGKVFKQKDARRLAHKKHICFVCGRYEGIDERVSEEFANEIFSIGDFVLTGGELGALVLCDAISRNIKGVLGNSLSLDEESFENDLLEAPSFSKPFIFEKNNKKFLTPSAFLKGNHAKIASLKEKLALCKTSFFNPSLYQKRKIKDK from the coding sequence ATGAAATTTAGTTTTATCACCCTTTTTCCAGAGCTTATACAGCCTTACTTTAAGGACTCTATACTTGCAAGAGCCGAGCAAAAGGAGCTTTTGGAGTTTGAGTTTTATAATCCAAGGGATTTTAGCACCGATAAGCATAAAAAGGTAGATGGTTATAAAATCGGCGGAGGAGCAGGGCTTTTGCTTCAAACCCAGCCCTTGTTTGACTGCCTTTATAGTATGCAAGAAAAGGACTTTAATACGCATTTTATATTTTTAAATCCTTGCGGAAAAGTTTTTAAGCAAAAAGACGCTAGACGTTTGGCTCATAAAAAACATATTTGTTTTGTGTGTGGGCGTTATGAGGGCATTGATGAAAGAGTAAGTGAAGAATTTGCAAATGAAATTTTTAGTATAGGTGATTTTGTGCTTACGGGTGGAGAGCTTGGTGCTTTAGTGCTTTGTGATGCCATAAGTCGCAATATAAAAGGTGTGCTTGGCAATAGCTTAAGCCTTGATGAAGAAAGCTTTGAAAATGATTTACTTGAAGCCCCTTCTTTTAGCAAGCCTTTCATTTTTGAAAAAAATAATAAAAAATTTCTCACTCCTTCAGCCTTTTTAAAGGGAAATCACGCTAAAATTGCAAGCTTAAAAGAAAAACTAGCGTTGTGTAAAACAAGCTTTTTCAATCCAAGCTTATACCAAAAACGCAAGATTAAGGACAAATGA
- the rplS gene encoding 50S ribosomal protein L19: MKNKYIQQFEDAQIKEKKVPDFRAGDTLKLAIRIKEGDKSRIQNFEGLCIARRGNGTGETFIVRKMGANNIGVERIFPIYSESLESISVLRRGRVRRARLFYLRDRRGKAARIKELKK; the protein is encoded by the coding sequence ATGAAAAATAAATACATACAGCAGTTTGAAGATGCTCAAATCAAAGAAAAAAAAGTCCCAGACTTCCGTGCAGGCGATACGCTCAAGCTTGCTATTCGCATCAAAGAAGGCGATAAGTCAAGAATTCAAAACTTTGAAGGACTTTGCATAGCTCGTAGGGGCAATGGCACAGGTGAAACCTTTATCGTTCGTAAAATGGGTGCAAATAATATAGGCGTTGAAAGAATTTTTCCTATTTATAGTGAAAGCTTAGAGAGCATAAGCGTGCTTAGAAGAGGACGCGTTCGCCGTGCAAGACTTTTCTATCTTAGAGATAGACGCGGTAAAGCTGCTCGTATCAAAGAGCTTAAAAAATAA